agaaagactcaattaaaacttaaaagttatttatattaattatttaaaaagtacttaaaatttatatttcatataccACAATATTAACAATGGGTTACcgtgaattattttattatatttatattatcgttcaagttgaatatttattaatactaaattaataCTAATTTGGCATTGTGgtaataataacatgtaaaaataagaataattcaCATTTGattctattattaattttattacaattcaagtttatatatttattctatatatcataatattaattacttaataccttattttaaatattttgattataaattaagtatatgtatttcatatattataatattaaacatcaacattttatttttgtaaatgcaTTTTTTAACTTCAATGGTAAACTAAGTAAGTTAGTTTATTGGTATTTTGGTTCTCCTCGTAACcagatatatttaaaaatagtttttgtattgtacaaaatttaatttaatgtgatTAAGTTGTTATGTATTTGATGTTagtgtaaataaatataaaaatcgcCTAAATAtggattcaatttttaaaacttataatgtatgtatttatttatttatttatttaaaaactatatttattttaatatagaatTGTTGATGTAATTGTAAGTTGGATTTcagtaaattaaaatactatatgatataataaaattgaaaatatcaCAAAAccattatttagaaaaatattaatattgttaattatatgTATTACTATAAAAGTTTGATTGGATTGGTGTTAGCCATCAATTAAGTCTCAACTTAgttataaaaataccaaaatgtcATTCCTTTTacaaagcaataaatattattttgagggtatttatatattttatataaataaatggggAGTATTTGCTACACTCAgtgtaccttttttattttatttcacaaatagctttaaaattttgacatctttttcttttgatatgtatttttaataatttattatacttCATAGAACATTTGTTAACCTCTTGACTTTGCTTGTGGAATTTAAAACCCCATGAATAATCTACTAAATGTTTttccataaataaatatacataaattcagagaaataaatacatataattttattatttacttctaattttatttttacttttttttgataggttctgattttttttttaacaaaatgccTAGAACTATCCATAACCCTTTTTCAATACATAAATAGGTGAATAACGCGTTTCAGCATATTCAACCCCATATCCTCTTACAATAATACTCATATCAATCAAATTAAGATTCTATCgatataattttatcttatttaaaaaaaagaaaaacctaaacGGTAAATAGAAGAGGCAAAGGTTGAATCTGATGGGGGTAGAAGGGAGAGGAATACATTGCTATATGAAACAAAATGACATGACGGTTCTaagttttccttcttttttattgtatttgtgGTATTGAGGTAAAGAAATACATAGAACATGAAGAAGTTGGTAATTACTAAATGTAGCAAAACCCGAAAACATTCTTTGACTCCAACATCCAGgaataaataatgtataaatcAGTTGACTTGTAAAATAATCTACCCAGGAGGGAAAATATTTGTGAAACTGGAAGGGATAAACCTATagccatatttctttttaatttattgatttattaaatttaattatgaaaggaGACAGATCATATGGAAAAAGGTCCCACTTATCACCAGACTCGTGGCTTTGGGTCTGCGCAATCAGACAGTAGAAGCTCCCAAAAAGAGAAGTAAGGTCAAAagaaccccccccccccacccCCTTAAATTAAAAGCATCACTCTACTGTTTCCTTAGCCCGACTTTGACCCATCCGCCATTCTCAATTAAAATACCACACCCTTCCCAATATATGTCTTCTTGTTTGTCCCCCCAAACTTCGCTTTCATTATCTTTATTATCCATATAATAAGCGTAGAATAATTTAGGTACTATTTTGAGTTGGTTTTCaagaggattaaattaaaaagaaacgaCATCGCATCTTTCTCGCCTTTTCATgtgatttaaatttcaaacccCCAACCCTTGCTCTTTTACTGCAAAAAGAAAAGCGAATGAggccccccccccccccatttttacatttttaaatataaacaaactgatcaaataaataaaagggaaaagagaTGATGAGATAATCCCATAGCAGTATGGGACTTCTCACTGATCCTcctctttttataatttatctcattcctcatattttttttctttttaagaaaaaacttttaacaaaacatatatctcacccaaaaaaaaaaaaaatcatcatacTTCCCATCTCCTTGCTATAAGCTGTACACTTTGTTATTCCAAGTTTCCTCTCCTCACCTCCCTACTTTTTAAATCTATCTCTTGGAACCATCTTGTTCCCTAAATcttcacaattcacaaaatttccACCCCCATGCAAATcataatgaaattgaataaaataaaaacaaggaaCCCCACCATAATCCCCCAATTTCTGTCCCCCCCCCCCCTCTCTTTTGAATGTACAGGAGCTTGCACCATCAAAatcatgatgatgatgaatCAATCCTCAATTCACCCACCACCATTTCCAACCCTGCTGCTGTCTGCCGAGATTGAGCTATCCCAAGATGTTTTGCTCACTAGCTTGGTTTTAAGTGTGCCCTGTGGAGTCTTAGCTCAAAGCTTGTAACAGGGGCCTGAACGATTTCCCCGCTATGGGAGAACTGAAGTGGCATTTTCGGACTAGACACAGGCCAGATGTTTTATTCCAATTAGCCTTCTGATCATGCTCTACTCGTCTTCAATGAAAATTCTTCCTATAAAATCCCGAAACCTCTTCGAGTAGAGTTTTGGACCAACAGCTGATATTGAAGAAGGATCAGCTTGTAGTGATTTGTAGGCATGCTCCAATTTCTTGCTGATGTCGTAGTCTTGTAAGATGTCAATGATGCCAAAGTATAACACAACTTCATAAACTTCGCCGCTATGTGAAAAGAGACCGACTCCACCCTGTGTATACTGATCAAAGTCGCTTTTTCTTGACATTCGCACTGCTCTTGCTGGCATGTTTGCTCCTAGCCGTATCAATGGTTTCCTGCCGAAAgaaaaatacatagaaaattattttgaatttctgTTAAGTTTTCTTCACCTACAAAATCACAACTCGCTGAAGAGGCATCAATACACAACACATAAAATTCTAACTGCATACTATCAAAGTCCATTTCAGATCCAATTCCCTAAAGTATCTCGAatgcatatataatttttcaccAAGAGGGTGATGAACAAATGGTATGTCATATGGTGACAGTCCAAAAAACATTAGAAGGTAAAGAGACCTTAAAATAGAATAACTAGTGATATGCACAGAACCATCGGGTCGCATTCTCCACCATTCTCGTCCACTGAGTTCATGAATCATTTCATAGAAACTAGATAATGGGTAACAAAAAATCAAGGCAACCCTCGATTCTTATCTAGTAGGATCATAAAGGGCCACAATTGCTACATGccccaccaaaaaaaaaattgtcttcTGAATTATTTCCACAAAATCACTCAGACAACACAATCAACCTTCAATTATTCCATCGAATATGATCAAGTATCAACAGTTGACcgagaaatttaaaatttaagcatcATCATGGAGGAGCCTTGCCTAATTCCACATCTATGATAAGGAAATAACTAgaaccaaaaatattatttaaggaAGAGAGCAAAACATACTGGCCAGCTAAAATCCGATCCATGTCCTGTAGCTCAGCTTCAAGGAATCTACAGCCACGCATAAACTTTTCATTCTGATATGAATCCTTTTTGCCTGCATAGGGAAGGCATATTCAAATCCCgattctattcaaatttcatgaGGAATAGTATGGTTATCTATTAACTTACCTGTGCGCAAGAGAAACGGTGATAACCCCATTTTATCACCTCTATTATCATCCCGAAAGTGTAGTCCAACCAAAAGACTATAATCCATAATTCTCTCAGCCTCCAAGAACTCGCAATCTCGATCAATTTGCCTATCACCATGTAGTCATAGGAAATTAGCAAAATACACGACGCTGTGACATAGCAGGAGTAAAGTAATAAAATACAGCTTACTTCATAAGCTCTTGGAACCAATTCCGCTGGAGGCGAAACACATAATTAAGATCCAGGTCTTTAAGGGTAGTGGTTTCATCAATTTCCTCTTCCGGCTTATCAGTTGAGCGGCCATGGGAGGATCCTTTCAGGTCAAACCGTCTATGAATTCGGTAGTCAGAGCAAAACAGATTCCCCATCACAATGAACCGTGTCTGGTAtttaacaacaacaattttTGAGCAAGTGAGATAATTTCATCAATGATCAAGGCGTTGAATGAGAATAAATTCACACGTACCTTTTGGCCACCTATAGGTTTGACACAGTGCACACCAAAGAATTTTGTCACTAGGGAATTTTCGTATTTAGAAACATGTTGGTAGTAACTTGGAAGCATCCTTATAAGAACCTGATACAGCAAATCATAGACTTAAATCAGTCTAAACATCCCTACCATTAAAAAATGTTAGTTTAACAAATTAAgtaatttgaaaaatgaaaagcaaaCAATTTTCCAACTTTAAAGAATGCAATATGAGAAATTAATGCATCGGGAAACACAGCAAATTTCACGTTAAGTCAAAAACGGTGCCAACTAACCTTGACTTCAGATTTCTTTACTGTCTTTATCATAAATCTGTCATCCTGAGTAAGGTAAAAGAAGCTTCCACTCTTCCCCGGGGAAGAAAGCTCCCTAAGGGCATCACTACCGCAAATAGCTACCATGTAATCAGCAGGATCAACTTGGAATAGGTCCCTCAAATGTCtacaaaaaaaatccaaaaggaaTGCAGTCAACAATATAGCACAAAGCAATTAAAACAAATAGGAAGAGCAACAAAACATTTTGAACCAATCGTACCTAAACACTTATCTTCAAAATTTGCAGATAAACCAACGAATTGCAAACAAAGAACAGATATTCAActaagaagaagaagcaaaagcAAACGGACCTAAAAACCACCGGACAATAATCCTTCCACCGGAACTCCACAGATTGATGAGGAGGTGTAAGCTTTGATCCTTCAACAGGAAACCTGGTCCAGAACTTCTCCTTGGGATCAAAATCACTTGGCTTCAAATCGCGCAAAATTGAGGCATCTTTCCCAACAGAATACCTACAACAAAAAACACTCACAGTTAAAGACAAAATCCTCAGAATCGAAATATTGAAATCATGTGTCGCCCAAGGCTTCCAAGAGTATTCACCTGATACCCAATTGCAAGTTAAGCATTAACTCATAATTCTTATGGCCTTTGGAAATAGTTTGTCCTGGCTTCTTAATTTCCCCGCTAAAACAACAAGGATTCTTTCTAAATTGCCTAAACCCATCTCTGTAAATCATCGAAGCTTCCACATTATCAATTATATCACAGGTGATATCTCCGGCTTCACCATCGCTTTCCCATATGCAAATCCTTGGGAAATTCATGTTTCTTTCCCCTAAGCTTCCCCTTCCATCTACGGAAGATCTTTTCCTCGGCATAAGCACCAAACTCTCTCCTCCTTTCAGGCAATGCTCCTTCCCGTCGTTCCCGTGATAAAACGTCCCGTTCAACTTTTGAGTTTTCTTCATGTTATCTCCGTTCCATGCTCCGATATAGCAACTTCCGTCCGGCCAAGAGAAAACTCCGTCTCCTTTGGGCATACCGTTTTCCCATTGCCCATCGTACCGGTTTCCATTTGCCCATATCAGGGTTCCACGGCCGGAGATGACTCCGTTTTTCCATTCACCGACGTATTCGATACCGTTACTCCAAACATAACGGCCGTGCCCCTCTTGTAGGTTTTTCCTCCATGATCCTTCGTAGTAATCCCCATTTGCGTAACACTTGTGACCATAGCCGTGTTTTAGATCGGAGCTCCACGACCCACGGTACGTGTCGCCGTCGGATCCGATAAACGTCCCGAATCCTTCCATCCGACCCGACTTGAAATCACCTTCAAAAGTGGCTCCAGATGGCCAAGAAAACTTACCTTTCCCGTTGGCTTTCCCACGACGCCACTCTCCTTCGTACATGCACCCGTCTTTCCAAAGGTACTTCCCGGATCCGTGTGGCGCGTTGGTTGAGAAGCTACCGATGTAAAGATCACCGTTAGGGAGGAATTTCTCCACAGTATCACCCGAACCCGTGGTGAAGAAAGACGCGGCGGTAGTCGTGGGAGTCACGCGCCGTGTGGCAGCTTGAGATCGGCTCCGGTGATGGTGATCCGTAGGTGTCGTAACAGCAACCACCAACTGGTCCTTCTCCTCGTCGGATTTCTTCTTCTTGGCGTTTAAAACGACGTCACTCGGCTCATTGAGCACTACttcctccatttttttttttacttttaaaaaacttGCTTTTTCTGTCTTAACTATTTTATGTCTTACTTCCCTCCTTAGCTACTGGATTTCCCAACTCCGAAAAACGCCGGAGAAAAGAGCATTTCCGGCTCCGGCAACCgcttatcaaaaaataaatttctcgtTTTTTgctcaactttttctttttcttttgtttggtgCTTTTGTGTGTTTGGAGAAATAGGTGGGAATGGGGGAATcctaaatgaaatgaaatgaaattaaattatatcaaaaaaaagaaagaaagtgaaaataaataaataaggaaaaggGGAAATTAAAAGAGAGAAGAGGAAGGGACTAAGGGAGGCGGCTTTTGCATAGGGAAACGTTGTTTACTATGCTCAGTAATTGTAATGTTTTAGTACCACACAAAACCAGCTCAGCTTCAGAGactacttttcttttcttttcttctccttccTACCGATTATGCCCTTATCTTTCCTGCGAAATATCGGGATCCCCCAACTCCTAGTGAGTAGTGAGTATCTCTGTTTTCTATGCTCCACTGGTCCTCTTTGCGACGTGACGGAATCGTCTAGGAAATGCGGAGGGTACAAGTGCGTCATTTGCGTCTCTCTTCTGTTTCTGTCCTCGCCATTCACTTTAATTACATAAACACCATTCCTTTTCATTTAttctccaaaaaagaaaaagagatgggGTGAGAGTGGTCCTTCGTCTTGATTTGGTCCCATATAGATTGCTGGTCcaattgtatataaaaaaaaa
This sequence is a window from Gossypium raimondii isolate GPD5lz chromosome 5, ASM2569854v1, whole genome shotgun sequence. Protein-coding genes within it:
- the LOC105769617 gene encoding phosphatidylinositol 4-phosphate 5-kinase 1 gives rise to the protein MEEVVLNEPSDVVLNAKKKKSDEEKDQLVVAVTTPTDHHHRSRSQAATRRVTPTTTAASFFTTGSGDTVEKFLPNGDLYIGSFSTNAPHGSGKYLWKDGCMYEGEWRRGKANGKGKFSWPSGATFEGDFKSGRMEGFGTFIGSDGDTYRGSWSSDLKHGYGHKCYANGDYYEGSWRKNLQEGHGRYVWSNGIEYVGEWKNGVISGRGTLIWANGNRYDGQWENGMPKGDGVFSWPDGSCYIGAWNGDNMKKTQKLNGTFYHGNDGKEHCLKGGESLVLMPRKRSSVDGRGSLGERNMNFPRICIWESDGEAGDITCDIIDNVEASMIYRDGFRQFRKNPCCFSGEIKKPGQTISKGHKNYELMLNLQLGIRYSVGKDASILRDLKPSDFDPKEKFWTRFPVEGSKLTPPHQSVEFRWKDYCPVVFRHLRDLFQVDPADYMVAICGSDALRELSSPGKSGSFFYLTQDDRFMIKTVKKSEVKVLIRMLPSYYQHVSKYENSLVTKFFGVHCVKPIGGQKTRFIVMGNLFCSDYRIHRRFDLKGSSHGRSTDKPEEEIDETTTLKDLDLNYVFRLQRNWFQELMKQIDRDCEFLEAERIMDYSLLVGLHFRDDNRGDKMGLSPFLLRTGKKDSYQNEKFMRGCRFLEAELQDMDRILAGQKPLIRLGANMPARAVRMSRKSDFDQYTQGGVGLFSHSGEVYEVVLYFGIIDILQDYDISKKLEHAYKSLQADPSSISAVGPKLYSKRFRDFIGRIFIEDE